CGGTGAGTCAACTCTATCTTAAATGTTAATTAGAAACCCATGGGAAGAGGTGCTACTAACACAAGAATATAAGATATATCTAGCCAGTATGGTGGATAATAAGAAGGACGCACCTAGGTTGGAGGAGATGCAGATAGTGAGTGAAGTCCTAAAGGTTTTACCAGATGACTTACCAGAATTACCTCAGAGCATAAGATAAGATCTCTCATTGGTTATTGTACGGGATGGGCGGGTGTCAAAAGCCCATATCATATGACCCAGTAGAAATCAAATAATTAGTTAAGGACACTCTAAGATTGTGGGGTGGTGGAATAATGAGACAAGGTGTTTTTATATAATGTGCACTAATGTGGTTtatagaaaagaatgggtatatgAAGTTACGTGTTGACTATCGAAAGTTTAAAAAGTTGATAAACAGGAATAAGTAACCCCGTATGAAACAAATTATTTATATGACTCAATTAAAAGAGCGTGTTGGTTCTTGAAGGGTGACCCAGAGCAGGTTACAGTCAGTTGAAGGTTAAACCTGAGGTCATCCTAAAGAACTTGTTTAGAATAAGATATAGATATTATTAGTTTTTGTTGATGTTATTTGGATTAGCAAATGTACCAATCGTCTCTAAGGATTTAAAGAACATAGTGTATAAGGACAACTGGGAtaagtaaattatatttaatgataacatcctcagctattcaaggATTAAGAAAGTTTGTGTAGAACGACCAAGGATTTCCTCACGAAGCTTTGATGGGAAGTAACTATATGttaagttttcaagtatgaattttagTTGAGATTaaaaaagaattttgattactcCATTAAACACCACCTAAATAAAACCGGTGTAGTAACAAATGCCCTGTGCAAAAGGAAAGGGTTGAATGCGATTAAGAtcactgaggagttaataaaagaattggaaaagagttgaagcaactcgggatagacaaagaaagaaggaagatttgcatcgaaagagtaTGGTTATAGAAATAGGATCACGGGTACTGAAAAAAGTTTCATCTTGGAAGAGATTGGTTAGGTTTGATTAGAAAGGGCGAGTTGAGTCTTAAATATATGGAACCAATCGAGGTATCAAGGAAGATAGATGAAATTGCTCATGAGTTAGTATTGTCTCCGCAGTTGCAACAAATTTATAGTGTGCTCTACGTGTCAATGTTAAAGTAATACATTTCTAATTTGAATCAAGTcgttgattaggagccaatggacTCTCACCCAAATTTGTTCTGCGTAGAATGATCAAcccaaatcctagatcgttaagagtgagtcctcatgaatgaatttatatctatagtgagcatgctttgaataaatcttcgagtagaagagtctacctggaagttagagtcagatatgcttgacaaatatcctcacttttttagttaaaccagattctgaggacataatctttttaagggggaaaggatataacgagtcgcgtatttttatattatttaaatatgtaattatggaattattaaataaataaaatatgtgtatagcttctatcagctatgtgttgttttattataatctatgtgtgatttatggtgtatcGGGTtattcgtgtaattaattattgagttgtactgaattattttcacttttaaaaggggatttaatgtaaatttatttgcataaatatttggaatatctctaaaattatttttatggttttataattataatatttatttttgggattttataaaattagaaatcaatatttcctCAATTATTTAGTCATGTATGATcttctgattgcatttaattgtaaaatacgtatttaattccagaattatttaaaaattatgaaactcatatttattcaagtttggaatattctgagaattttaaaattattttgaaaatttgtgggattaatttcacctgcgcgttgattcgtttaattgataaaaacgggtataaactgcgtttcagaaattattttaaaattatgaaatttatgtttttgtaaactttggtatatttgtaacattttaagactattttcgtgattttctgaatttattttaagtacagCTCAGTTTGTTAATTATGAAATGCGAGTACGAGTGGTGTTTCAAAAATGCTTAAAAAATtatgataattttatttttattagtttttaataatccagaaaattttaaaagtattttggAAAATTTTCGGATTTTATCTAACCGCACCTTAGTTCGTTAAATAGGGAATGCAGATCGAGAAATCAGGCTTGTAGGACACGTGTCGGTTTTTTAGACTATAATTGTTGCGTGTCCCTCTAATTTTGACACGTGGCAGAATTATACATTTTGTTTTtttgttattatttttattcctTCCTTTTTCTTCCAGGGTCACAACATCAATTCCCTTGCTCCCTCTTGATCTCGATCTCTCTCTCTACagtctcctctctctctctctcccattCCTCCCTCTGTCTTCTTTTATTTTCTTCCTCGTTTACCTCTTTTCTCCATTTCCCTGTTGACTCTGGCCGTCTTGCTCTCGGTTCATCTCGGTGggtgttgttttggttttgttcattgtttatatatacatgtatgtaaACATATATGGGCGTGAGTTGTTGGTGCTACTGTGCCTCTGTTTTCCTGATCGCTTTCTCCATTTTTCCGGCTGCCGCCGGTTACCTCCCGGAGAGGCGGCTGGTGCGTGCTGCACACGCGCTTGTGTGTGTCTTATATATTTAATTTCGACTCAAATATTTCtgatttatatttaatttttaattttccgtgcaggaaattatttgattaatatccgtgaaataaaataaatgttttgTGCGAGAAATTCACTACTAGAAATCTGTTAATAGATATCGCCCTTTAGACATCGGTTGTTGGTGTAACCGATGTAAAAGAGTACTATCAACATCGGTCCCAATAAAACCAATGTCTATGATTTATATAGATATCGATTTGTAGttcaaccgatgtctaatgtaAGCTGAAAAAAAGCACGCTAAATCATCCCGTGTCTTTTCCTGTTTATATTTTAAGTAGTGTATATGTTCCCCCCCTCCAAATTTGTTTCCCCCCTTTGAAAAATTCACTTCCCCCCAAATATTTCACACACATTCCctcaaataaaaaataaaaaacataaaactaaaaaataaaattataaaactaaaaactaaaaaacatAACTCCCACATTCTCTCACCCCGACTCTCTCAACCACTCTCACTACTCTCCAATGAACTCTCACTACTGAAGCAATCGAAGCCATTTGAAGCTCACAATCGAAGTCAAAAACTGAAAGAATCGAAGCTACTAGGTTTGAAGCTCACAATCGAAGCTCAATTGAAGTTCCGATCGAAGCTAGGGTTGAGTCGAAGCTGGATTTGAGCCGAAGCTAGGTTTGAGTCGAATCAAAGCACCAACTCCTTTGCTCTGGGTTTGGTAAGCTCTCTATGAACCCTAATTTTGTTTGAACTTGTTTAGTTGGGGATTTTACAAATTGGGGATTTTAAAAATTGGGGATTTTTGGACCAATGAGGTATGATATTGTATGGTATGATATTATATGTATAAATTAGGTATGATATTGTATGGAATTATATTGTATGTATCTACATGTCTTTATCTTTATATGATGTGTATGATATTGTATGTTTTTTCTTTTTTAAAGTGATAAATGTATAATATTGTATGTTTGTCTTTATATTGTATGTTTGTTAACTTTTTTTGGTTCTGAAAATTTAATGATAGTGTTTGTTCTATTGGTTTTGTGTATAAATTTTGTTTTTGGTCTTTTATGTTATTGGTTTTGGTATGCTGCATAGCGTGAAGCCAACTTTATGTTTAAAAACATCACCGACAACTTAAGTTTAGGACTCACAATTGCAATGTTTCACTCTTGCTCTAAAAAGTAACAGACTTCCATAGATTTTCTTTTTTTCAAAATTTGCCTTTACTCTTTTCCTTGTGTACTAAATTACTTGAATACATAGCTAATTACTTGTGCACCTTGACTTGAACACATagataatataattttttttataatttttttttataaatctGTAGTGTTATCATTAGTAGTGTACTAGTGTGAATTGATAAGTGCATCCTTTATTAGTAGTGTAGTAGTGTCCTGTTTTGTGTCCTGTTTTATGTCCCGTATCTAACCTAATAagaattataattataaattaaatacaCAATTGCACCAAGTAAGTTAATCATATATTAAATTATCTCGATATATTTTTAAACAAAATAACATGAGTAACAATTGTTGTAAATAATGTGTAAGCTATGTAGTTGTTTAGTATTTGATATTGAACTTATAATCAGGTGTACGTGTCTATATATGGATTAATCATGGATGCGGGATGATAGGGATTCATTAGAGTATGAGATCGGGGTTGAAAACTTTCTAATATACGCCAAAAAAAACTATAAAGATCATAAACTAATACCCCGTCCATGTGCACGTTGCTGTAATTTCAAAAATTTCTCTGTGAAAATCATTAGAGGTCATTTGTATGAAAAGGGCTTTAGTTTGGGGTATGTAAACTGGATTTGGCATGGGCCTAGTGCCAATCCTAGGTCATCTGCTGCTAGCACAATGTTGACTCCCTCTTCTGTGAATATAGAAGAGAATATCGAAGAAAATATTGGGGCATCAGAAGTAGGTGATATTTTTGAAGCGGCATATAATCGGGGTAATTTGGGTGATGATTGTGGTAAAGATTCAGACGAGTTCAAGCGGTTTTTGGCCGATGCTGAGCAACCATTATTTGAGGGCATTGATAGTAGTAAATTAGAATCAATGCTAAAATTACATAATTGGAAAGCGAGATTCGGGATTAGTGATAGCGCCTTTACAGATTTACTCTCTTCTGTTGGTTCTTTACTTCCCAAAGATCATGTCTTGCCAATTAATGCATATACAGCTAAAAAACCCTATCTGATCTAGGCCTTGAGTATATAAAAATCCCTGCATGTCCGAATGATTGCATTCTATATAGGGGTGTCAATTCTAATATTGTCGAGTGCCCCAAGTGTCGCAAATCTCGGTGGAAGTTAGTAAAGGATGGTAAAGAGAGAGTCAACGTTCCGACCAAAGTTATGTGGTATTTCCCGATCATTCCCAGATTTAAGCGGATGTTTAAATCTGAATCTACCGCTAAACTAATGACTTGGCATGTGAACCAAAAAAGTCAAGATTGTCACATGCGCCATCCACCTGACTCTCCTTCATGGAGGAATGTCGATTATAGGTGGCCAACCTTCGGTAATAAGCCAAGAAATATTCGGTTAGCCTTGGCAGCTGATGGTATAAACCCACACAATAATGACCAAAATAATAGGTATAGCTGCTGGCCTGTAGTATTGACAATGAATAATCTCCCTCCGTGGTTATGCATGAAAAGAaaatatatgatgttaacagtaTTAGTCTCTGGCCCGCAAGAGCCAGGTAATAATATTGGCGTGTTTTTGCAACCATTGATCGATGATTTGAAGAAGCTTTGGGAAGAAGGTGAACCAAAGGTGTTTGACGCTCATACTAAATCTTTTTTCACTTTAAAGGCAATTCTAATGTGGACGATAAATGACTTCCCCGCATATGGTAATTTGTCTGGTTGTGTGAATAAGGGTTATATGTCTTTTCCTGTTTGTGGGGATGATACCGTGGCTAAATAATTACCTCATTCGAAGAACATGTCTTTCCAAGGTCATCGTCGATATTTACCTAGGCACCATCCTTATAGGAAGAAGAAGGCGGCTTTTAATGGTGAACAAGAGTTAGGATTTGCGCGTCCACCCCTTTCCGGTGAAGAAGTTTTACTGCAACAGGAGCGAATAAAATTTTCTTTTGGAGAAGCAGTAAAGAAGTCAAAGAAGGTGGACTCTCAATGGAAAAAAAatcaattttctttgacttggaatATTGGAAATTCCATCATGTCCGTCACTGTCTCGATGTTATGCACGTCGAGAAGAATATGTGTGATAATTTTATTGGGACCCTTCTAAATATAAGATATAAGACTAAAGATAGTGAGGCGTCACGTCTTGATATGATTCAAATGGGCGTTAGAAAAGACTTGGCTCCACAAAAAATTGGAGAAAAGAGAACCTACTTGCCCCCTTCCACTTTTACTCTTTCAAAGACAGAAAAAAAGAAACCGGATATGTACGTGTTCAAGTGGACGGAATCATTAAGGAAGATGCCTTAGTCCCGGTCCCAATAGCTAGTGAAATAGAGACAATCCGCCAAGCAGTTGGTTCTCTGTTGGCATGGCCTGAAGACATGGTCATCTTTACCCCTGTCACCGGCCGCAATCTTGAGGTATGCCTGATAGTTGTATATTGTTAGTCTCTATTATTTTTTTGTAGAAATTTAAGGAGTGAAATGTCTTTATTAGATATAGTTTTTGAgcatcttttatttattttgtaaaaagATAAAAATGAAGCAGTGAAGTCACGGAAGCCACCGAAGAATGAAAATGTGTATCAAAAAATACATTCCCAGATGAAGAAATTGCAGCCAAGTGAAAATGTTCCTCGGCGTTTCATGTTGTTGTACAAACATGCAGTCACAATTATGAAAGAAGCTAATGACTCAATTCAGATTCCATGTGGTGAAGAGGTGTTCGGAGTCGAGAAATTGATATATTTGTTACATGAGAACGTAATGGCCTTGTTGGGGTTTAAAATGATTGGCCAGGCCGCCATATCCACATATATGGCGTAAGTTATTTTTTATTAAGTTGTTTTTTATTAGCTGCCGAATCTTGTCTTGTATATCTAAAATATATTGGGAGGACCTAATTATAATGCATACTACTTATATATTTTTTGCAGTTATTTGCAGACGAAGGTTCGTAAAAGAAAGCATTCAGATATGTTTGCCTTTCTCGATCCATCAGCCACATTTAAACTCAATgatgattttcagaattatatCATTGCAAGGATGAGATCCGGACCGTCGCGCATATTTCTCCTGCCTCAGAATGAAAGGTAATTTTTTGTGAGATATATAGTTGGTACAAATTATTGTACAATGCACATGTTCCTATATTTTTTAAATTCTCACTTTGATTTAATTTTTGGTAAATAAATAGTTACCACTGGATATTGATCATGATTTGGGAATCTGAAATATTTATTCTTAATCCGCTGCCTCATCAAAAGCGCTTTACTGCACTTGAAGAAGCCTTAGTGGGGTAATGTAGTactatcaatatatatatatatataaataatttatatttatgaTTTTTTGGGTTTGACATTACTGGTTCCCTTGTACAGAGCCATTAGATCTTACAATGCACAAATAGGGCATGTGAACAAAAATCCTACAATTAAAAATCTTATTGTAAGTAGTTATGCATTCTTCGTAGtttaattttttcttatttttattattgtttgATCAACTATTCACTTATTTCTTATTATTGAAATAGGGATCACCAAAACAACCGGGTGGAAGTGAATGTGGCTATGTTGTCATGAGATATATGAAAGATATATATGAAGACAAGGAAATGAAATTCTTATCGAAGGTATGCTTTAATTGACAGTTTCAATTGAATGTAGCGATTTACAAGTTCAGAATCTGCATTTGTGTTAATTTTTGCAATGTTTTATGACTTCGTGTAATTTTCATAGTGGGGAGTTAAGTGTCGGAAGTCATACACAAAAGAGCAGCTGGATGAAGTGCGGTTCGAGACTCTTCAGTATATCCAAGAATTTGTGTAGTCGATGATGATCGACCATGATGACCGACGACATTACTCTGCCTTTATTTCAATGCCTTCTATCCGATGATCTTTGAACTTTATTTTGGGTACTTGTAATGTTATGTTGGTACTTATAACTATTGGTTTGTGTTGATCTGGACTAGCTAGTTGGAATATAGGGGATAATTAGTAAATATAGAAGCTAAGTTATTATGGAATGTTGTGGATTGTGGATGTTGCGATTTGTAGTTTAATTTTGTTGGTCGAATATAGCAATGGCACAGAGCTAACATATTATATAGTTGCAACCATTTTTGGGTCTGCTTTTGGTATTTTTTGGTTTTTTTTGTAATTGGATTTGGATTTGCTTGAGGTTTGTTTAATTTGGCTAGTTAAATGTACAAACATAACACATCAGACAAAAacctaaaaaccgatgtctatagtAAGCAAAAACATCAGTTGAATTGTTTGTATCTACAGAAAAATGTTGCCTTTAATAacctttaacatcagttttttcTTTATATTTGCAAAAAACCGATGTAATAAACACACAACAACAACGAAAAGTAATTATTCTAACTGATGTTAAAGGTTATACACAACGGctaaaaactgatgtcaaaaccGATATCTATATGGTAAAAAAACTGTACACATTTTACATCAGTTAGTCACCATTGTGTATAAATGTTCTTACATCGGTTAGCTAAAGTGGATTGATGTCTATAAAAATCTTTCACATCGCTTTTTTACATGCAGCTGTTGTAAAAGCCTACACCCCACAACGTCCAGGCTTAAGAAACTGATGTCTATACTAGTTTTTAACATCGTTTTTCTACCCTGACTGATGTAAAATAGAGTAATAGACATCAGTTTGAGTGAGAAAAACGATGTAAATGCATGTAAACACCTTGTGTATTATATGTTTAACTTGCTTAAAATCTCTAATTTTACCAATATACAAAACCTACTGACAGATTCTACTTGTAAATTATGGTTAATACATCAGTCAGTTTAACAAAAACGATGTGTAAAGATATCTTTTACATCAATTACTAACCGATGTCAAAAAGTGGGACTTTTCTCTACACCGACGAAGACATCGGTTCCATTTTTTTCAGACAACGGCTAATAATTGATGTCTATTGACATATTTTTAGTAGTGATTATCGACTAATCGGTGGAAATTGTCTGGACACCTgaattattcgggcaccgacAAATTTCACTGCCGTCAGCAATGAATATCGGTGAGCTGATGGTGGACGGTGAAGAATTAGTTCTGAGTCCCAccattattaaaataataaaataatatttagtgTGTAAAATTAATTTATCTGAACAAAAAATTTGTTATATTATATCGAAGTTGGGTAAATAAACTGGATTGTGAATGGTGATTGTGAATTGCGTAATTGATTTGGTGTAGATTGTGATTATTGGTTGTTGAGACGTCGATTTATGTTTTGACAGGTAGGCCGGTAAACAGAAgagacgctgcccaattttcgggaaattaaACTCGAAAATGCGGGTATAtcttgaaagagatatgtcctaagtccaatcatgtatgaggatttaggaataacttttatgtaatctgtttttgatttcattgatattaataaaagacttgttttgttttttttattgcaggctctatctattttaagtgtttaaataagatataccacagtttagagtaaagctttttatggattgtgatgagatcataataatgagacctaaaagatgataactctaaacttaaatagtttctggtcgtaggattactaactggtaattaataatccgcaaagatcggtacatatgCTGAAtaggtaactactcactgaataggttcttggtattctaagcagtgaattcgtattatccggatagtcgtgatatgctgagaagtatccctcacgatgtagaataaatatgattaattaattaatcatatttaatgaattagagaatttatataaataatgaaaaaatagttttattactatttatttctactaccggcttaatattgaacctacagggttacaccataaaagagaatgatttaatggtggagtaattaattaataatggctgataattatttaaataattaattggcaaatttaataattgattaaatgagatttaattgattataaattaattaagaaaaggttcttagtattattaattaagaatttaatttttggaaattaaatcaagtgagagaattatttctaaagagtttagaaaaaggattaataattaaaaggtattttaattattagtgtgaataataaagggttaataataataatattttatgggaaaattttcagctgaaaattttgcctataaatatactattataaaccctattttttcctcaaccaaaagatttacaaaaccctaattctctccaccttctcctccttcattacatcgttttcttggtggataccggtggagtgcttcacacttgaggagcagctgctaaggatctccgttcatcatttttggatcgccattaaagacctccatctttc
This genomic interval from Apium graveolens cultivar Ventura chromosome 8, ASM990537v1, whole genome shotgun sequence contains the following:
- the LOC141680040 gene encoding uncharacterized protein LOC141680040; translation: MSFQGHRRYLPRHHPYRKKKAAFNGEQELGFARPPLSGEEVLLQQERIKFSFGEAVKKSKKVDSQWKKNQFSLTWNIGNSIIKKETGYVRVQVDGIIKEDALVPVPIASEIETIRQAVGSLLAWPEDMVIFTPVTGRNLEMKKLQPSENVPRRFMLLYKHAVTIMKEANDSIQIPCGEEVFGVEKLIYLLHENVMALLGFKMIGQAAISTYMAYLQTKVRKRKHSDMFAFLDPSATFKLNDDFQNYIIARMRSGPSRIFLLPQNESYHWILIMIWESEIFILNPLPHQKRFTALEEALVGAIRSYNAQIGHVNKNPTIKNLIGSPKQPGGSECGYVVMRYMKDIYEDKEMKFLSKWGVKCRKSYTKEQLDEVRFETLQYIQEFV